The Niallia alba genome includes a window with the following:
- a CDS encoding GIY-YIG nuclease family protein yields the protein MELKEKIKNLPTSPGVYLMKDSSGHIIYVGKSKKLKNRVSSYFQHSKNRLGKVEKLVKHIKDFDFILTDTEFEALMLECKLIKEIQPMYNRMMKTTKAYNYIVFRWKKGIYHMEIANEMDKDDVHYYFGPFTSKGTVENVINGIKAFYKMDCSQEKWSQGPCLNYSIGKCMGICFDPIAKEAHQQIIHRLIALLNKKSNSVLEEMSTK from the coding sequence TTGGAGCTTAAAGAAAAAATAAAAAATCTGCCAACATCTCCAGGGGTGTATTTAATGAAAGACTCCTCTGGTCACATCATTTATGTTGGCAAATCAAAAAAATTAAAAAACAGAGTTTCCTCTTATTTTCAGCATTCGAAAAATCGACTGGGTAAAGTGGAAAAGCTTGTAAAGCATATAAAGGATTTCGACTTTATCCTAACAGATACGGAATTTGAGGCATTGATGCTGGAATGTAAACTAATAAAGGAAATTCAACCTATGTACAATAGGATGATGAAAACGACAAAGGCTTATAATTACATCGTTTTTCGCTGGAAGAAGGGCATCTACCATATGGAGATTGCTAATGAGATGGATAAGGACGACGTTCATTATTACTTTGGCCCTTTCACTAGTAAAGGAACAGTAGAAAATGTGATAAATGGAATAAAAGCATTTTATAAAATGGATTGCTCCCAAGAGAAGTGGAGTCAAGGTCCGTGCTTGAATTATTCCATCGGAAAGTGTATGGGTATTTGTTTTGACCCAATAGCCAAAGAAGCTCACCAACAAATTATTCATCGGCTTATCGCTTTATTGAATAAAAAGAGTAATAGTGTACTAGAAGAGATGTCCACAAAATGA
- the abc-f gene encoding ribosomal protection-like ABC-F family protein, producing MIELLKLVNVGYEVLDTTIFEKINASVQQGEVIGIIGKNGAGKSTLLQLINKDMVPTEGHIKWVKDDTVAKMVEQETENYAFKEENPVEKKLLEKWQVPINDFQKMSGGEKLKARLAKGFAFETDLLLLDEPTNHLDEQSMKLLQEQIKTYKGTVILVSHDRYFLDEVTSKIWSIENKKLIEHKGNYTSYMEVREQKRLTMQREYDKQQKKIKQVEGQMKELTSWSHKAHAQSTKQEFPKEYYRSKAKRMDAQVKSKQKRLEKELEKNKVERIEEDYKVIFSIEANKKVGKRFLEIKDLSKTFGSRVLFEKGNVMIKHGEKVAIIGPNGSGKTTLLNIILGKEKAEGEVWISPTANIGYLTQEVFDLPLEQTPEQLFFKETFAERGKIQTLMKHLGFMASQWKEPIKNMSMGERVKCKLMAYILEEKDVLILDEPTNHLDLPSREQLEETLSQYNGTLIIVSHDRYFLEKTTTTKLVIAEGTIQRQWTESPKQERDNKEELRLKLETERQEVLGKLSFMTLKDKDYAELDRKFLELTRQLKEL from the coding sequence ATGATAGAACTTTTAAAGTTAGTAAATGTAGGTTATGAAGTGCTGGATACAACTATTTTTGAAAAAATAAATGCCAGTGTACAACAGGGAGAGGTTATTGGGATTATTGGTAAAAATGGTGCAGGTAAATCGACCTTATTGCAATTAATAAATAAAGATATGGTTCCGACTGAAGGACACATCAAGTGGGTGAAGGACGATACAGTGGCTAAAATGGTCGAACAGGAAACAGAAAACTACGCTTTCAAGGAAGAAAATCCTGTGGAAAAGAAACTACTGGAAAAATGGCAAGTGCCTATAAATGATTTTCAGAAAATGAGTGGCGGGGAAAAGTTAAAGGCGCGTCTTGCCAAAGGGTTTGCGTTTGAGACTGATCTCTTGTTATTAGACGAACCGACAAATCATTTGGATGAACAAAGTATGAAACTGCTGCAGGAACAAATAAAAACATATAAGGGCACGGTTATTCTTGTATCCCATGATCGCTATTTTTTAGATGAGGTCACGTCAAAAATTTGGTCGATTGAAAATAAAAAGCTTATCGAACATAAAGGGAATTATACGAGTTATATGGAAGTTCGAGAGCAAAAGAGATTAACGATGCAGCGGGAATATGACAAACAGCAGAAGAAAATCAAGCAAGTGGAAGGGCAAATGAAGGAGCTTACTTCTTGGTCCCATAAAGCACATGCACAATCAACGAAACAAGAGTTTCCAAAAGAATATTATCGGTCAAAGGCAAAACGAATGGATGCCCAAGTAAAATCAAAACAAAAGCGTTTAGAAAAAGAATTGGAAAAAAACAAAGTAGAGCGGATAGAAGAGGACTATAAGGTAATCTTTTCGATTGAAGCAAATAAAAAGGTTGGCAAACGCTTTTTGGAAATAAAGGATTTATCCAAAACATTTGGCTCACGTGTGTTGTTTGAAAAAGGGAATGTCATGATTAAACATGGTGAGAAGGTTGCCATTATAGGACCGAATGGAAGCGGAAAGACAACCTTATTAAACATTATACTAGGAAAGGAAAAGGCTGAAGGGGAAGTATGGATTTCTCCAACTGCTAATATTGGATATTTAACACAGGAAGTATTTGATCTCCCATTAGAGCAAACACCTGAACAGCTATTTTTTAAAGAGACGTTTGCAGAAAGAGGAAAAATACAAACGTTAATGAAACATTTAGGGTTTATGGCATCTCAATGGAAGGAACCGATAAAAAATATGAGTATGGGGGAACGGGTAAAGTGTAAGCTAATGGCTTATATTTTAGAAGAAAAAGATGTGCTGATTCTCGATGAGCCAACCAATCATCTTGATTTACCATCCCGTGAACAATTAGAAGAAACATTATCTCAATATAACGGAACGCTTATCATTGTATCCCATGACCGTTATTTTCTAGAAAAAACGACAACGACTAAGTTAGTCATAGCGGAAGGTACAATCCAAAGACAATGGACGGAGTCTCCAAAACAGGAAAGAGATAATAAAGAAGAACTTCGCTTGAAACTAGAGACAGAAAGACAAGAAGTTTTAGGAAAATTAAGCTTTATGACTCTGAAGGATAAAGACTATGCAGAATTAGATAGAAAGTTTCTTGAATTGACAAGGCAATTAAAGGAGTTGTAA
- the fabF gene encoding beta-ketoacyl-ACP synthase II — MKRVVITGMGIISPLGNNVGDYWQRLLKGESGIRPIEHLDVSNSKTKIAGIVTDFHPEDRWGAKEAKKLDRFSQFALAAAEEALTDSQLNIELVDKERLGVYVGSGIGGLTTLIDNVNTLNQRGPNRVSPNLVPMMISNAAAAQISIKLGAQGPSLSPVTACSIGNTSIGEAFHTIRNGDADVMFAGGAEAAVTNLSLASFGNARALSTRNEEPTSASRPFDINRDGFVMSEGAAILVIEDLEHAIKRNAPILAEIIGYGASSDAHHMVATHPEGRGAFLAMKNALAKANITPADVDVISAHATSTPVGDLSETLAIKRLFEEQAYKIPVTANKSMLGHMLGAAGGAEAIALVKSLREGIIPPTINLENPDPACDLDYIPEGARKASLSIGLSNSFGFGGHNSAIVLKKY, encoded by the coding sequence GTGAAAAGAGTTGTGATAACTGGAATGGGGATTATTTCACCGTTAGGAAACAATGTAGGTGATTATTGGCAGCGCCTCCTAAAAGGGGAATCTGGAATCCGTCCTATTGAACATTTAGATGTCTCTAATTCTAAAACTAAAATAGCTGGAATTGTAACAGACTTTCATCCAGAAGATAGATGGGGAGCAAAGGAAGCGAAGAAACTCGATCGGTTTAGCCAGTTTGCTTTAGCTGCAGCTGAAGAAGCGTTAACAGACTCGCAGTTAAATATCGAATTAGTAGATAAAGAACGTCTAGGTGTTTATGTTGGATCAGGAATCGGCGGTTTGACAACCCTTATTGATAACGTCAATACTTTAAATCAAAGAGGACCAAATCGAGTTAGCCCTAACTTAGTGCCCATGATGATTTCTAATGCTGCTGCTGCACAAATTAGCATCAAACTTGGAGCTCAAGGTCCTTCTCTCTCTCCTGTAACTGCCTGTTCAATCGGAAATACATCGATTGGGGAAGCTTTTCATACGATTCGTAATGGCGATGCTGATGTTATGTTTGCTGGCGGTGCAGAAGCTGCTGTTACAAATTTATCTTTAGCGAGTTTTGGAAATGCAAGAGCATTATCTACAAGAAACGAGGAACCTACATCAGCAAGTAGACCTTTTGATATAAATCGTGATGGTTTTGTAATGAGTGAAGGTGCAGCTATTTTAGTAATTGAAGACTTAGAACATGCCATTAAACGCAATGCTCCTATATTAGCTGAAATCATCGGATATGGAGCAAGCTCAGATGCCCATCATATGGTTGCAACCCATCCAGAAGGAAGAGGTGCTTTTCTTGCCATGAAAAATGCTTTAGCAAAAGCAAATATTACTCCTGCTGACGTAGATGTGATTAGCGCCCATGCAACGAGTACACCAGTGGGAGATTTATCGGAAACATTAGCTATTAAGCGATTATTTGAAGAACAAGCCTATAAAATCCCAGTAACCGCAAATAAGTCGATGCTTGGTCATATGCTTGGTGCTGCTGGTGGGGCTGAAGCAATTGCTCTTGTAAAGAGTTTGCGAGAAGGCATTATCCCACCAACAATTAACTTAGAAAATCCAGACCCTGCCTGTGATTTAGATTACATCCCTGAAGGAGCTAGAAAAGCGTCCTTATCCATTGGTCTATCCAATTCCTTTGGCTTTGGTGGTCATAATTCAGCCATTGTATTAAAAAAATATTAA
- a CDS encoding DUF5316 family protein, translating to MFNFFLIVGIIAIFISGIFIGAWTDGRQHRNHHFTETKEDRTLKVKLSTITGLTAIVSLAIAAIIYYLTN from the coding sequence ATGTTTAACTTTTTTCTGATAGTTGGCATCATTGCTATATTCATTTCTGGTATTTTTATTGGGGCCTGGACAGATGGACGTCAGCATAGAAACCATCATTTTACGGAAACAAAAGAGGACCGTACTTTAAAAGTGAAACTTTCGACGATAACTGGTTTAACTGCTATTGTCTCACTGGCAATAGCAGCGATTATTTATTATTTAACAAATTAA
- a CDS encoding amino acid ABC transporter substrate-binding protein/permease: MKQKKRMSKLILFFIVVLTMLNIISPITKAEAKEKVYQIATDITFAPFEFQDVSGDFVGIDMDLIAAIAKDQGFKYEMKPLGFNAAVQALESKQVDAVIAGMSITEERQKKFDFSEPYFDSGIIMAVDSDNDTVASYDDLKGQKVAVKTGTEGASFAASIKDEYGFSIVTFDDSANMYEEVRTGNSVAVFDDYPVLAYGIKQGNGLKIVTDKEAGASYGFAVSKGQNTELLEMFNAGLANLKASGEYQEILDKYLETGSEAEEGNGFFGLLKESFPSLLSGLKMTLILTVVSLLIATVLGIIFGLLRIAKNKVLSTIAVIYIDIFRGTPLIVQAFFIYFGIPAALDFRISAVAAGLITLSLNAGAYMAEIVRGGIQSVDKGQMEAARSLGLPYGKAMRKVVLPQAIQLMIPAFINQFVITLKDTSILSIIGINELTQSGKIIIARNLESFQMWLIVGIMYFIVIMILTKVSNVLERRIKNGQA, from the coding sequence ATGAAGCAAAAGAAAAGGATGTCTAAATTAATTTTATTCTTTATAGTTGTCTTAACTATGTTGAATATTATTTCTCCTATAACAAAAGCAGAAGCTAAGGAGAAAGTTTATCAGATTGCTACAGATATTACATTTGCACCATTTGAATTTCAGGATGTAAGTGGTGATTTCGTTGGAATCGATATGGATTTAATCGCTGCAATTGCAAAAGATCAAGGTTTCAAATATGAAATGAAGCCACTTGGATTTAATGCTGCTGTACAAGCATTGGAATCGAAACAAGTGGACGCGGTTATTGCCGGAATGAGTATTACAGAAGAAAGACAGAAAAAGTTTGATTTCTCAGAACCTTACTTTGATTCTGGTATCATAATGGCAGTGGACAGTGATAATGATACAGTTGCTTCTTATGATGATTTAAAAGGACAAAAGGTTGCTGTTAAAACAGGAACAGAGGGTGCTAGCTTTGCTGCCAGCATCAAAGATGAATACGGATTTTCAATCGTAACTTTTGACGACTCTGCTAATATGTACGAAGAAGTAAGAACAGGAAATTCTGTTGCTGTATTTGATGACTATCCTGTATTAGCTTATGGAATCAAGCAAGGCAATGGCTTGAAAATTGTAACAGACAAAGAAGCGGGAGCATCATATGGTTTTGCTGTTTCTAAAGGTCAAAATACAGAGCTTCTTGAAATGTTTAATGCAGGTCTAGCTAATTTAAAAGCATCTGGTGAATATCAAGAAATATTAGATAAATACTTAGAAACAGGTTCAGAGGCGGAAGAAGGAAACGGCTTTTTCGGTCTATTAAAAGAGAGCTTTCCAAGCTTATTGTCTGGTCTAAAAATGACACTGATTTTAACAGTCGTTTCCCTTTTAATTGCAACAGTACTTGGGATTATCTTCGGCTTATTACGTATTGCAAAAAATAAAGTATTGAGCACTATTGCTGTTATTTATATCGATATCTTCCGAGGAACACCATTAATTGTTCAAGCATTCTTTATTTACTTTGGAATCCCAGCAGCCCTTGATTTCCGAATTTCAGCTGTTGCTGCCGGTCTTATTACCTTAAGCTTAAACGCTGGTGCTTACATGGCGGAGATAGTTCGTGGAGGAATTCAGTCAGTTGATAAAGGTCAAATGGAGGCTGCACGCAGTCTAGGTCTTCCTTATGGAAAAGCAATGAGAAAAGTAGTGCTTCCACAGGCTATTCAATTAATGATTCCAGCATTTATTAACCAATTTGTTATTACATTAAAAGATACGTCTATTCTTTCCATCATCGGTATTAACGAATTGACACAAAGCGGAAAAATTATTATTGCAAGAAACTTAGAATCATTCCAAATGTGGCTAATCGTCGGTATTATGTACTTTATTGTGATCATGATTCTAACAAAAGTATCAAATGTATTAGAAAGAAGGATTAAAAATGGCCAAGCTTAA
- a CDS encoding winged helix-turn-helix transcriptional regulator has translation MARYFVQGEPSSNEEEGFCPVTYTQNLTAGRWKIIILWHLSQGTKRFNELQRLLPGISKGILTRQLRELEADQMVHREVYKEVPPKVEYSLTEKGVSFIPILDLMGEWGKRHYKD, from the coding sequence ATGGCACGTTATTTTGTTCAAGGGGAACCTTCATCGAATGAAGAGGAAGGTTTCTGTCCTGTAACGTATACGCAAAATTTAACAGCAGGAAGATGGAAAATTATTATTTTATGGCATTTAAGTCAGGGAACAAAACGTTTTAATGAACTGCAAAGGCTTTTACCTGGCATTTCAAAAGGAATTTTAACAAGACAGTTGAGGGAATTAGAAGCAGATCAAATGGTGCACAGAGAAGTATATAAAGAGGTGCCGCCTAAGGTCGAGTATTCTTTAACAGAAAAAGGAGTTAGCTTTATACCGATTCTTGATTTAATGGGGGAGTGGGGGAAGAGGCATTATAAGGATTAA
- the tnpA gene encoding IS200/IS605 family transposase codes for MSKDNNSLAHTTWNCKYHIVFAPKYRRQIIYGKIKKDIGQILRTLCERKGVEIIEATACKDHVHMLVSIPPKLSVSAFVGYLKGKSSLMIFDRHAQLKYKYGNRKFWCTGYYVDTVGRNKKVIEEYIRNQIQDDLVAEQLTIMEYIDPFTGEEVKKKKRKN; via the coding sequence ATGTCAAAAGACAATAATAGTTTAGCACACACAACTTGGAATTGTAAGTATCACATAGTATTTGCACCAAAATATAGAAGACAAATAATTTACGGGAAAATAAAGAAAGATATTGGGCAAATCTTACGTACCTTGTGTGAGAGGAAAGGCGTAGAGATAATAGAAGCAACTGCGTGTAAGGACCACGTACATATGTTAGTGAGTATTCCGCCAAAATTAAGTGTATCAGCATTCGTAGGATATCTAAAAGGAAAAAGTAGCTTGATGATATTTGATAGACATGCACAACTGAAATATAAGTATGGAAATCGAAAATTTTGGTGTACAGGATATTATGTAGATACGGTAGGAAGAAACAAGAAGGTAATTGAAGAATATATCCGTAATCAAATACAAGATGATCTAGTCGCAGAACAATTAACGATTATGGAATATATTGATCCATTTACAGGGGAAGAAGTGAAGAAAAAGAAACGAAAAAATTAG
- a CDS encoding SDR family oxidoreductase: MKLLVTGATGKLGSKIVNVLLKSVPVDQLAVSVRNPEKAEELRAQGVDVRQGDFDRPETLEAAFKGIDRLLFISADGDTETRIRQHNNAVEAAKNAGVSFIAYTSIANAQESTNFLAKVHKATEEAILKSGIAYSFLRNNWYLENELSTIQGVLAGAPWVTAAGNGKVGWALQQDYAEAAAAVLTGDGHENTIYELSGKLLTQEEIAAAVSQVIGKEVPVQQVDDTTYADIITQAGVPDFLVPMLVAIQKDIREGSLEIESNDFEKLLGRSETPIVDGIKQLID; encoded by the coding sequence ATGAAACTATTAGTAACAGGTGCAACTGGCAAACTCGGTTCAAAAATAGTGAATGTTTTATTAAAATCAGTTCCTGTTGATCAGCTTGCTGTTAGTGTCCGTAATCCTGAAAAAGCAGAAGAACTACGTGCACAAGGTGTTGACGTTCGCCAAGGGGATTTCGACCGTCCAGAAACATTAGAGGCAGCCTTTAAAGGAATTGACCGCTTATTATTTATTTCAGCAGATGGCGATACGGAAACAAGAATTCGCCAACATAACAATGCTGTTGAAGCAGCTAAAAACGCTGGTGTTTCCTTTATCGCATATACAAGTATTGCGAACGCCCAAGAAAGCACAAACTTTCTTGCCAAAGTTCACAAAGCAACAGAAGAAGCCATTCTTAAATCTGGTATCGCATATTCCTTCTTGCGCAATAACTGGTATCTTGAAAATGAACTATCCACTATTCAAGGCGTCCTTGCTGGTGCCCCATGGGTTACCGCTGCTGGAAATGGAAAAGTTGGCTGGGCTTTACAACAAGACTATGCAGAAGCTGCAGCCGCCGTCCTTACAGGAGATGGACACGAAAATACGATTTATGAGCTTTCTGGTAAACTATTGACTCAGGAAGAAATCGCTGCTGCTGTTAGCCAGGTAATTGGAAAAGAAGTACCTGTCCAACAAGTAGATGACACAACTTATGCAGACATAATAACACAAGCTGGCGTACCAGACTTTCTTGTTCCAATGCTTGTTGCTATCCAAAAGGATATTCGTGAAGGTTCATTAGAAATTGAAAGCAATGATTTTGAGAAGTTGCTTGGACGTTCTGAAACTCCTATTGTGGATGGGATTAAACAGCTTATTGATTAA
- a CDS encoding S66 family peptidase, giving the protein MRIPDKLQKGDEIRVIAPSRSATILSEEGIAQAKKRLEDLGFMVTFGKHIFESDLQFSATIEHRVEDIHDAFRDKKVKGILTVIGGFNCNELLPYLDYDLIKANPKILCGYSDITALATAITTKADFITYSGPHFSSFQMDKLQEYQTEYFQKCLMESKEFIVEPSDVWTDDAWYLDQENRQFEPGGWNVYQEGEVKGQLFGGNLCTLNLLQGTVYMPNLADSILFVEDDELTIPETFARDLTSLLQTAGSIKALVIGRFQKASKMSEEQLLFILDKHPSLKKIPVLYNVDFGHIQPFFTFPIGGEVEIDTMTHGMKITTF; this is encoded by the coding sequence ATGAGAATACCTGATAAGCTACAAAAAGGTGATGAGATTAGAGTAATAGCCCCTAGTCGAAGTGCGACAATTTTATCCGAAGAGGGAATAGCGCAAGCAAAGAAAAGATTAGAAGACCTTGGATTTATGGTTACGTTTGGCAAACATATTTTCGAATCAGATTTACAGTTTTCAGCGACAATTGAGCATCGGGTTGAAGATATTCATGATGCTTTTCGGGATAAAAAGGTGAAAGGGATTTTAACTGTAATTGGTGGTTTTAACTGCAATGAGTTATTGCCTTATTTGGATTATGATTTAATAAAAGCCAATCCAAAGATACTTTGTGGGTATAGTGATATTACTGCTTTAGCAACAGCCATCACAACAAAGGCTGATTTTATTACATATTCAGGACCGCACTTTTCTAGCTTTCAAATGGATAAGTTACAGGAATACCAAACGGAGTATTTCCAGAAATGCTTGATGGAATCAAAGGAATTTATTGTAGAGCCTTCTGATGTATGGACAGATGATGCATGGTATTTGGATCAAGAAAATCGCCAATTCGAACCAGGGGGATGGAATGTATATCAAGAGGGGGAAGTGAAAGGGCAATTGTTTGGTGGAAATCTTTGTACTTTAAATTTGCTGCAGGGAACAGTGTATATGCCGAATCTTGCAGATAGCATCCTATTTGTAGAAGATGATGAATTAACCATTCCAGAAACGTTTGCAAGAGACTTAACTTCTTTATTACAGACTGCTGGCTCCATAAAAGCGCTAGTAATTGGGAGATTTCAAAAAGCTTCAAAAATGTCAGAGGAGCAGCTCCTATTCATCCTAGATAAGCATCCTAGTTTGAAAAAAATTCCTGTTCTATATAATGTTGATTTTGGCCATATTCAACCATTCTTTACTTTTCCAATTGGAGGGGAAGTAGAGATTGATACGATGACACATGGAATGAAGATAACTACTTTTTAA
- a CDS encoding helix-turn-helix transcriptional regulator has translation MNRDIRLEALSDFLKTKRSKIQPQMVGLPVGSRRRTAGLRREEVAQLAGVSTTWYTWLEQGRDIKVSISVLDAVADALQLNLDERKYVYGLAFEEGNSFFPKEEEEGIITPSLERILKELRYCPTIITDRRSFIVGWNEAAKQVFLDFEKLPLEKRNLIELLFSRKELRALAVNWEDFVKGFISIFRTYLGQYMADEWYGEFIENMKKNYPVFNKMWNESEISSAPEVLIEFRHSKAGKMIYNLTSLQVHGANDLRCSIYTPVDGTGTEEKIKHLIK, from the coding sequence ATGAATAGAGATATAAGATTAGAAGCGCTATCTGATTTTCTAAAAACAAAGCGTTCAAAAATCCAGCCACAAATGGTCGGTCTTCCTGTTGGGAGTAGAAGGAGAACAGCGGGACTTCGGCGTGAAGAAGTAGCACAGTTAGCGGGAGTAAGCACTACTTGGTACACATGGCTAGAGCAGGGAAGAGATATTAAAGTGTCTATCTCCGTTCTCGATGCAGTAGCAGACGCCCTGCAATTAAATTTGGATGAGAGAAAATATGTATATGGATTAGCTTTTGAAGAGGGAAATTCCTTTTTTCCTAAGGAAGAGGAAGAAGGCATCATTACCCCTTCCTTAGAGCGAATTTTAAAAGAGCTTCGTTATTGCCCTACTATTATTACCGATCGCCGGTCTTTTATTGTAGGATGGAATGAAGCTGCTAAACAAGTATTCTTGGATTTCGAAAAGCTCCCGCTTGAAAAAAGAAATCTGATTGAATTGCTTTTTTCGAGGAAGGAGCTACGAGCATTGGCAGTCAATTGGGAGGACTTTGTCAAAGGATTTATCTCTATCTTTCGTACGTATTTAGGTCAATATATGGCAGATGAATGGTATGGAGAATTTATTGAAAATATGAAAAAGAACTATCCTGTTTTCAATAAGATGTGGAATGAAAGTGAAATAAGCTCTGCTCCTGAGGTATTAATTGAATTTCGTCATTCTAAGGCAGGCAAAATGATTTATAATTTAACTTCTTTACAGGTTCATGGTGCGAATGATTTAAGATGTAGTATTTACACACCAGTTGATGGAACAGGTACAGAGGAGAAGATTAAGCATTTGATTAAATGA
- a CDS encoding amino acid ABC transporter ATP-binding protein, with translation MAKLKVTNLKKSYGNLEVLKSIDLQVTEGEVVCLIGPSGSGKSTLLRCLNMLEEVTSGEVVVNDFNLTDKKNDINKIRENIGMVFQHFNLFPHLTVLENITLAPVDLKKATPQQAKEKALELLERVGLKEKANENPAKLSGGQKQRVAIARALAMNPDIMLFDEPTSALDPEMVGEVLNVIKQLAQEGMTMVIVTHEMGFAREVADRVIFMDNGYIVEEGTPQEIFGNPQNERTKDFLNKVL, from the coding sequence ATGGCCAAGCTTAAAGTGACGAATCTGAAAAAATCATATGGTAATCTTGAAGTATTGAAATCAATTGATTTACAGGTAACAGAAGGCGAAGTTGTTTGCTTAATCGGTCCTTCTGGATCCGGAAAAAGTACCCTTCTCCGCTGCTTAAATATGTTAGAAGAAGTTACAAGTGGTGAAGTCGTAGTAAACGATTTTAATTTAACAGATAAGAAAAATGATATTAACAAAATTAGAGAAAATATCGGTATGGTGTTCCAGCACTTTAATCTTTTCCCACACTTAACAGTATTGGAAAATATCACACTTGCACCAGTTGATTTAAAAAAGGCTACACCACAGCAAGCAAAAGAAAAAGCGTTAGAGCTATTAGAACGTGTAGGCTTGAAAGAGAAAGCGAACGAAAATCCGGCTAAATTATCAGGTGGTCAAAAACAAAGGGTAGCAATCGCACGTGCCCTTGCGATGAACCCTGATATTATGCTATTCGATGAACCAACAAGTGCTCTTGACCCAGAAATGGTTGGAGAAGTATTAAATGTTATTAAACAGTTGGCACAAGAAGGAATGACAATGGTTATCGTAACACATGAAATGGGCTTTGCTAGAGAAGTGGCAGACCGCGTTATCTTTATGGATAACGGATATATTGTGGAAGAAGGTACACCACAAGAAATTTTCGGAAATCCACAAAATGAGCGTACAAAAGACTTCTTGAATAAAGTTTTATAA
- a CDS encoding MFS transporter encodes MNIFRNKSFTFMWIGNGMSELAGAFGTFCNSLLIYEITGSSWALGSMWLLYFIPSLTLQLFIGPYIDRWSRKWMMIFALWSRGLVFLFPLISYITNSLVPWHIYIVQLIIGLITPIYSPANQAILPSLVSKQQLSTANAYVEGMARLMTFTAPVIAGIVIESIGIGSTLSFICIALIISGSLLLGINEEREDKAERKAWVTEFMEGISYFFQQRTIVWLGIFLAFVQFGVGVTMVINIPYIKTVLDGNNAMYGYFMAGFPLGYMLGTLFVGKIKFQSRRRLMLGALFIGGLTYINLGIISSIIIAIITEIIAGIGMAFFSIHNITICQQIVPNHLMGKIISVRSFIIRAMMPFGVLIGGALSELWGIRPLYVFIGAVIVTTSLLGITLPYFAFLDKEHKKKLTA; translated from the coding sequence TTGAATATTTTCCGAAATAAATCATTCACTTTCATGTGGATTGGAAATGGCATGTCGGAGTTGGCGGGAGCTTTTGGAACTTTTTGCAACTCTCTATTAATCTATGAAATCACCGGTTCTTCTTGGGCGTTAGGAAGTATGTGGCTATTATATTTCATACCATCCCTCACACTTCAACTTTTTATTGGCCCATACATTGATCGCTGGAGTAGAAAATGGATGATGATTTTCGCTCTTTGGAGCAGAGGATTAGTATTTCTATTTCCGCTCATCAGCTATATTACTAACTCATTAGTTCCATGGCATATTTATATTGTCCAACTTATCATTGGGTTAATAACCCCCATATACTCCCCAGCCAACCAAGCGATATTGCCTAGTCTTGTTTCGAAACAACAATTAAGCACTGCAAATGCTTATGTTGAAGGAATGGCAAGATTAATGACGTTTACAGCACCAGTTATAGCAGGGATTGTCATTGAATCTATTGGTATTGGCAGTACTTTATCTTTTATTTGTATTGCGCTAATTATTAGTGGAAGTCTTTTACTAGGCATTAATGAGGAAAGAGAAGATAAAGCAGAGAGAAAAGCATGGGTAACTGAATTTATGGAGGGAATTAGCTACTTTTTTCAACAAAGAACAATTGTATGGCTAGGTATTTTTCTAGCATTTGTTCAATTTGGAGTAGGGGTTACTATGGTTATCAATATTCCTTATATCAAAACGGTACTAGACGGAAATAATGCTATGTATGGGTATTTTATGGCAGGTTTTCCTTTAGGTTATATGCTAGGGACATTGTTTGTTGGAAAAATAAAATTTCAATCGAGGAGGCGATTAATGCTAGGGGCTCTATTTATTGGAGGATTGACCTACATTAATCTCGGGATTATAAGTTCTATCATTATTGCTATCATTACAGAAATAATTGCTGGTATAGGAATGGCATTTTTTAGCATCCATAATATAACGATTTGTCAGCAAATCGTACCCAATCATTTAATGGGGAAAATTATTTCGGTCAGATCCTTCATTATTCGAGCAATGATGCCATTTGGCGTATTAATAGGCGGGGCATTAAGTGAACTATGGGGCATTCGACCTTTATATGTTTTCATTGGGGCGGTAATTGTGACCACCTCTTTATTGGGAATAACGCTTCCATATTTTGCATTTCTTGATAAAGAGCATAAAAAGAAGCTTACTGCTTAA